A genomic stretch from Achromobacter spanius includes:
- the msrA gene encoding peptide-methionine (S)-S-oxide reductase MsrA — MNFQAKKFCAAVAAACGLLGAGASHSAETAFIIPAPAVDQTPATAPQAKAVIAGGCFWGVQAVFQHVKGVSNAVSGYAGGKADTADYDTVSGGRTGHAEAVEITYDPKQVSYGELLQIYFSVAHDPTQLNRQGPDRGTQYRSTVFPADEGQRKVAEAYIEQLNKTGVYSKKLATTVEPLQAFYPAEGYHQDYLVRHPTSMYIVINDVPKVEILAKTFPAKYRDKPVLVSDNGK, encoded by the coding sequence ATGAACTTCCAAGCCAAAAAATTCTGCGCCGCTGTCGCCGCCGCCTGCGGCCTGCTGGGTGCGGGCGCATCGCATTCCGCCGAAACCGCCTTCATCATCCCCGCCCCGGCGGTGGACCAAACCCCGGCCACGGCACCGCAAGCAAAAGCCGTCATCGCCGGCGGCTGCTTCTGGGGCGTGCAAGCCGTGTTCCAGCACGTCAAAGGCGTCAGCAATGCCGTATCGGGCTACGCGGGCGGCAAGGCGGACACCGCCGACTACGACACCGTCAGCGGCGGCCGCACCGGCCACGCCGAAGCGGTGGAAATCACGTATGACCCCAAACAGGTCAGCTACGGCGAACTGCTGCAAATCTACTTCTCCGTGGCCCACGACCCCACGCAACTGAACCGCCAAGGCCCGGATCGCGGCACGCAATATCGGTCCACGGTGTTCCCCGCCGACGAAGGCCAGCGCAAAGTGGCTGAAGCGTATATCGAGCAGTTGAACAAGACGGGGGTGTATTCCAAGAAGCTGGCCACCACGGTGGAACCGCTGCAAGCGTTTTATCCGGCAGAGGGCTATCACCAGGATTATCTGGTGCGCCACCCGACCAGCATGTACATCGTGATCAATGATGTGCCGAAGGTGGAGATCCTGGCAAAGACATTTCCGGCGAAGTATCGAGACAAGCCGGTGTTGGTGAGTGATAACGGCAAGTGA
- the msrB gene encoding peptide-methionine (R)-S-oxide reductase MsrB codes for MSLNRRHFLTLGGGAALAAGLAPWLTPRSASAAKAATYPYALTDEQWRARLTPAQYQVLRRDGTERPYTSPLNDEHRNGTFSCAGCEQHLFSSSTKFDSGTGWPSFWQPLAKAVGETRDTGFGMVRTAVHCANCGGHLGHVFDDGPRPTGLRYCMNGVAMTFTAQG; via the coding sequence ATGAGTTTGAACCGTAGACATTTCCTGACCCTGGGCGGCGGCGCCGCGCTGGCGGCCGGCCTGGCCCCCTGGCTGACTCCCCGCAGCGCCTCGGCCGCCAAAGCCGCCACCTACCCCTACGCCTTGACCGACGAGCAATGGCGCGCCCGGCTCACGCCCGCGCAATACCAGGTGCTGCGCCGCGACGGCACCGAACGGCCCTACACCAGCCCCTTGAACGACGAGCATCGCAACGGCACGTTCTCGTGCGCGGGCTGCGAGCAACACCTGTTTTCGTCCAGCACCAAATTCGACAGCGGCACCGGCTGGCCCAGCTTCTGGCAGCCCCTGGCCAAGGCCGTCGGTGAAACCCGCGACACCGGCTTCGGCATGGTCCGCACCGCCGTGCATTGCGCGAACTGCGGCGGACACCTGGGCCATGTCTTCGACGACGGCCCCCGCCCCACCGGCCTGCGTTACTGCATGAACGGCGTCGCCATGACGTTCACGGCACAGGGCTGA
- a CDS encoding pentapeptide MXKDX repeat protein — MKKLTTAAFSLCLAFGAVAAHAADTMGKDSMSKDGMSKSSMSKDGMAKDGMAKDGMAKDGMAKSGMSKDNMSHDGMKKDSMSKDSMSKDSMSKDSMSKDGMKK; from the coding sequence ATGAAGAAACTCACCACCGCTGCTTTTTCCCTGTGCCTGGCCTTTGGCGCCGTGGCCGCGCATGCCGCCGACACCATGGGCAAGGACAGCATGAGCAAAGACGGCATGAGCAAGAGCTCGATGTCCAAGGACGGCATGGCTAAAGACGGCATGGCCAAGGATGGAATGGCCAAGGACGGCATGGCGAAAAGCGGCATGAGCAAGGACAACATGTCGCACGACGGCATGAAGAAGGACTCGATGTCGAAGGATTCCATGTCCAAGGATTCGATGTCGAAAGATTCCATGTCCAAGGACGGAATGAAGAAGTAA